The genome window CGGAAAGCAGGACGCCCAGGCCCCGGAAACCCCTTCGACGACCACGGTGGCCGCCCGGTCCGGAACGGGGGCCGTTGCCGAGAGCGCGACCTTGACCGCGGTGAAGCGGCGGGGGCGTCTGAATTGCGGGGTCAATCAGGGTCTCGTCGGCTTCGCCTATACCGACAATCGCGGCGAGTGGCGCGGGTTCGATGTGGACTTCTGTCGGGCTCTGGCGGCCGCGGTACTGGGGGACGCCGATGCCGTCCGTTTCGTGCCGCTGACGGCGGAAAACCGGTTCCAGGCCCTGGCGGACGGTCGGATCGACGTGCTCTGGCGCAATACGTCCTGGACGATGGAACGGGACACGACGGGCAATCTGAGCTTCGCGGGCATCAATTATTACGATGGCCAGGGTTTTCTCGTCCGGCGCGCCCTCGACCTGAGCAGCGCCACCGAACTGACCGGCGCGCGCATCTGTGTGCAGTCAGGCTCGACCAGCGCACTGAACGTGGAGGACTATTTCAGGAGCCGGGGGATCGAGTATCGCGCGGTCGTCCTGCCGACGGAAGAAGCCGCGCGTCAGGCCTATGGCCGTGAGGACTGCGACGCCTTTTCAGCCGATGTCTCGGCGCTGGCAGCGGCACGAACGACGCTGGCCGAGCCGGGCCAGCATGTGATCCTGCCCGATATCATATCGAAGGAACCGCTGGGTCCGGTCGTCCGGCGTGGCGACGAGCAGTGGACGGCGATCGTGCGGTGGACGCAGAACGCCCTGATCCTGGCCGAGGAGCTGGGCGTGACCCGGGCCAATGTCGCGGCCCAGGCCGAGGCGTCGCGTGATCCCCGGGTGCGACGCCTTCTGGGTGCCGATGGCGCGTTCGGATCGCGGATGGGTTTGACCGACGACTGGGCCAGGGACGCCATCGGCAGCGTCGGAAACTACGGAGAAGTCTTCGACAGGAACCTGGGTTCGCAATCGGCCCTCGACCTGGCGCGTGGTCTCAATGCACAATGGAACGCTCGACCGGCCGGTCTGATCTACGGCCTGCCGGTCCGCTGACATCCGATCGGCTCGCGCGCGTCGCGGTCGGCACCTCCGGGGGACGAATGAACACGACGAAAAAGGGCGGGATCGCGCTTCACTGGCTGATGCTGATCGGTTTCACGGTCGGGCTGGCGGGTGGCCTTTATGTCAATCAGGTCATCGGGCCGGAGAATTACTGGGTCCAGTTCGTGACCTCGAACATCACAGGACCGGCGGGACAGATCTTCCTTCGCCTGCTGTTCATGCTGGTGATCCCTCTGCTGTTTTCGGCCCTGGTCGTCGGCGTGGCCGAAATGGGCGATCTGAAATCGCTGGGCAGGGCGGGGATCAAGACCCTGCTGCTGACCATCGTCGTGTCGGGAATCGCGGTCCTGATCGGCATCGGCATGGTCAACTATTTCAGGCCCGGAGACGGTGTCGATCCGGCTCTGGCGCAACAGCTGCTGGCCCAGGGTGCCTCAGGCGCGGCCGCGATCGTCGAAAAGGCGCCGGAGAACATCCAGTTCGGCCAGTTCTTCCTGGACCTGATCCCGTCCAACATCTTCACGGCGGCGTCGGAGAACCAGATCCTGCCGGTGATGATCTTCGCCCTGTTCTTCGGGATCGGGCTGGTGATGGCCAAATCGCCGGCCACCGACCGGTTGCAGCAGGTGATCGAGGGTATCCTCGAGGTCACGATGAAGCTGATCAACATGGTCATCAAACTGGCCCCGATCGCCATTGCCTGTCTGATGTTCAACCTGGCGGCCCTGTTCGGCTGGGACCTGCTGGTCCGGCTGGCCGCCTATGTCGGCGTGGCCGTGGGGGCGATGGCGATCCATATGTTCGTCGTCTATCCGCTGGTCGTCTGGATCGGCGGAGGGATGAATCCGTTCAGGTTCTTCCGTGGCGTGCGCCAGCCGATGGTGGTGGCCTTCTCCACCGCCTCGTCGAACGCGGCCCTGCCGGTGTCGCTGAAGGCGGCCGAGGAAGAACTTCACCTGCCGCGCAAGATCGCGCGCTTCGTCCTGACCGTGGGGGCGACGGCCAATCAGAACGGCACGGCCCTGTTCGAGGGGGTTACCGTGCTGTTCCTGGCGCAGTTCTTCCAGATCGAGCTGTCGATCACCCAGCAGGTCGTCGTGATGCTGGTCTGTATCCTGGGCGGTGTCGGCACTGCCGGCGTTCCGGCCGGGTCCCTGCCGGTCGTGGCCATGATCCTCGTCATGGTCGGGGTGCCGGCCGAGGGCATCGGCCTGATCCTGGGCGTCGACCGGTTCCTGGACATGTGCCGCACGACGCTGAACGTCACGGGTGACCTGGTGCTGGCCACGGTCGTGTCTCGCGGCGAGAAGGACGATGTGGTGCCCAGGGGCGAGCCCTATCCCGTGGCACCTCCGGCCTGACGATCAGCCGGTGACCACCGGCGTGTCCGGCCGACCGCCCCATTCGGCCCAGGCCCCGTCATAGAGGGCGCTGTCCTCGCCGAGTTCCGCCAGGGCCAGGGTCAGGATGGCGGCCGTCACGCCGGACCCGCAGCTGGTGATGATCGGCCGGTCGAAGGTCACGCCTGCGTCTGCGAAACGGGCCCTCAGGTCGGCGGCCGGGAGCAGGCGGCCGGTGTCGTCCAGCAGCGCCTTGAAGGGCAGGTTCAGCGCGCCGGGCATGTGGCCGGAGCGCAGACCCGCGCGCGGCTCGGCGGCCTCGCCCATGAAGCGGGGCGCGGGGCGGGCGTCGACGATCTGGGCGTCACCGGTGAGGGCCGCCAGCACCGTTGCCATGTCGGCGACGGCACCGTGTCGGCCGGTCCTTTCAAACCGGGCCGGTATCGCCTGCGCAACCGGGCCGGACCCGGTCGGTCGGTCCTCCGCCCTCCAGCGGGGCAGGCCGCCATCGAGAACGCGGACGTCCCGCGCGCCCATCAGACGGAAGGTCCACCAGACCCGCGCGGCCGAGAACAGCCCGACCGTGTCGTAGACGACGATCCGGTCCGTCGCCGAAATCCCCAGATCGCCTGCCGCCCTGGCGAAGGCTGCGGCGGTGGGCAGCATATGCGGCAGGTCCGTGCTGTGGTCTGACACGGCGTCGAGGTCGAAGAAGACCGCGCCCGGGATTCGCAGTCGCTCGAACTCTGCGCGGGCGTCGCGGCCGTCCAGATGCCAGCTGGCATCGACGATCCGGAGGTCGGGCGCGCCGAGGTCGCGGGCGAGGTCGTCGGTGGAGATCAGGAACGAGGCCATGGCCGAGACTAGCACGCGCAACAACGAAGGCAGAGCCACCCTGAGGCTGGTTCTGGGCGACCAGCTGTCGGACGGCCTGTCGGCGCTGCGCGACCTCGATCCGGGCCGAGACGTGGTCCTGATGGCCGAAGTCCGGGCCGAGGCGACCTATGTCGGCCACCACAAGCAGAAGATCGCCCTGATCTTCGCCGCCATGCGCAGCTTCGCTCTGAGGCTCGAAGGGAGGGGCGTCACCATCCGCTACGTTCGTATCGGCGATCCCGGCAATACCCACAGCATCGTCGGCGAGGTGGAACGGGCGCTGGCGGATCAGCCGTTCGGTGCGGTCGTGATGACCGAATGCGGCGAGTGGCGGCTGGCGGAGGCGCTGTCGGCCTTTGCCGCGTCAAGCGCGGTGAGCACGGAAATCCGGGAGGACGATCGCTTCATCTGCACCCACGATCGCTTCCGGCGCTGGGCGTCGGGCAAGTCCCAGCTACGGATGGAGTTCTTCTACCGCGAGATGCGAAAGGCGACGGGCATCCTGCTGGACGACGGCCAGCCGGTCGGCGGGACGTGGAACTATGACGCCGAGAACCGCAAGGGACTGACCAGGGGCGTGCGCCCGCCGAAGCGACTTCGGACGCCGCCGGACGCCGTGGCGGTCGGGGCCATCGCCGATGTCGGGCGCCTGTTTCCGGAGCATTTCGGCACCACCGGGGCCTTTGGCTGGCCAACGACCGCCGAGCAGGCCGAGAGGGTCCTGGCCGACTTTCTGTCGCAGGTCCTGCCCCGGTTCGGCGACTGGCAGGATGCCATGGCGATGGGCGAGCCGTGGATGTGGCATGGACTGATATCGACCTCGATCAATCTGGGCCTGCTGGACCCGCTGGATGCCTGCCGTCGGGCCGAGGTGGAATACCGGTCGGGTCGCGCCCCGCTGAACGCGGTCGAGGGCTTCATCCGCCAGATCCTGGGATGGCGCGAGTTTGTGCGCGGGATCTACTGGCTGAAGGTGCCGGAGTATCGGCAGCGGAACTTCCTGGACGCCGACCGCGCGCTGCCATGGTTCTTCTGGTCCGGCGAGACGGACATGGCCTGCGTGGCCGACGTCGTCGCCACGACGCGGGACAATGCCTATGCCCACCATATCCAGCGACTGATGGTGACCGGGAATCTGGCCATGCTGCTGGGCGTGCACCCTGACGCCGTCGATGACTGGTATCTGAGCGTCTACGCCGACGCCTATGAATGGGTGGAGATGCCCAATACCCGCGGCATGGCGACCTTCGCCGACGGCGGGATCGTGGGGTCCAAACCTTATGCCGCGTCGGGGGCCTATATCGACCGGATGAGCGACTACTGCGGATCGTGCCGTTATGACGTGAAGGCAAAGACGGGCGAAAAGGCCTGTCCTTTCAATCGGCTGTACTGGGGTTTTCTGGAGCGTAACCGGCCCCGGCTGCGCGACAACGTCCGGCTGGCCATGCCCTATCGCACGCTCGATAATTTCGGTCCCGAGCGCCGGGCTGCCTTGCTGGAAGAGGCCGAGGCCGCACGGACGATGCTGGGTGCGGTGATCAGGCCCGGGTGAGCGCCAGCTGGATGACGTCGGTCCGGCGCGACCGGAAACCGGCCTCGCAATAGGCCAGATAGAAGCGCCACAGGCGGCGGAACCGCTCGTCGAAGCCCCCCATCTTGCGAATGTCGTCCCAGGCCGCCTGGAACTGCTGATCCCAGCGGCTCAGCGTGTCCGCATAGTCGATGCCGAAGCGGTCCACGCTGTCCCAGCTCAGCCCCGCAGCCTCGACCACCGGCTGCAGCCGCGCCTCGGACGGCAGCATGCCGCCGGGGAAGACGTATTTCTGAATGAAGTCGGTCCGGGCGTTGTATTCCTCGAACAGGTCTTCCTGGATGGTGATGATCTGCAGGCCCGCGCGGCCGCCGGGCTTCAGCACATCGTGGACCTTGTCGAAATAGGCCCCCCAGTATTCCTTGCCCACCGCCTCGAACATCTCGATGGAGGCGACCCGGTCGTAGGTGCCCGTGATGTCGCGATAGTCCATCAGCTCGATCCGGGTCCGGCCGGACAGGCCCGCCCGGAAAAGACGCTCCCGGGCCAGGTCGTGCTGTTCCTGTGAGATGGTGACGCCCGTGACGGTCGCCCCGACCTCCCGGGCCGCATACTCGGCAAATCCGCCCCAGCCGCAGCCGATCTCCAGCACGCTCATGCCCGGCTTCAGGTCCATGGCCCGGGCCAGGGCGGCGTATTTGCGGGTCTGGGCGATCTCAAGCGGCTCCGAAGGATTCAGGAACTTCGCCGACGAATAGGTCATCGAGCGGTCCAGCCATTCGGCATAGAAGGCGTTGCCCAGATCATAGTGGGCGGTGATGTTTTTCCGCGACCCGCGACGGCTGTTGCGGTTCAGCTTGTGGGCGATCCAGTTGACCGCCAGCATGACGACGTTGCCGTCGAACAGGCGACGGATGTGGTCGTAGTTGTTGGCCAGGGTCTCCAGCAGCACGGCCAGATGCGGGCTGTCCCACTCGCCGGCGATATAGCCCTCGGCATAGCCGATGTCGCCATTGGCCAGCACCCGGCCGGCGAAGCGGTAGTCCAGCACGGTCATGACGGCATGCGGCCCCGGCGTCTCGCCCTCCAGCCTGTGCACCTCGCCATTCGGCAGGGTCAGCGTCAGACGCCCATAGGTCCAGTTGGCCGACAGCAGGCGGATCAGAAGCGAGAAGACGCGCGGCGTGCGGTCGAGGGTCACCTCGGTGTGGGCAGTCTGGACAGTCATGCGCGGCAACCTGCGTTGAAGGCCGAACGCCGGTCAATCGGCTGCGGCATCTTGTCTTTCGGCCGTGACGGTCTTGAGCGCTGCGAGCGCGCGCTCGCGGGCCCTGGCGTGATCGACGATCGGCCGTGGATAGGTCGTGCCGAGACGGACGCCGCTGTCGCGGAGGATCTCCGGCGGAGCCTCCCACGGCGCATGGGCCCATCGGGCGGGCATGCGGGCCAGTTCCGGGATCCAGCGTTTGACGTAGCGAGCCTCGGCATCGAACTTCTGACCCTGGGTGACCGGATTGAAGATTCGGAAATACGGAGACGCATCGGCTCCGGATCCAGCGACCCACTGCCAATTCTGGGAATTCGACGCAAGGTCGGCATCGACCAGCGTGTCCCAGAACCAGGCCTCGCCCCTGCGCCAGTCGATCAGCAGGTCCTTGATGAGGAAGGAGGCAACGATCATGCGCACGCGATTGTGCATGACGCCGGTGGCCCAAAGCTCCCGCATCCCGGCATCGACGATGGGATAGCCGGTCAGGCCCCGGGTCCAGGCGGTGAAGCCCGCCTCGTCCTCGCGCCACGGCATGGCGTCATATTCGGGCCGGAAGGCCTTGTCGGACAGGGTCGGGAAATGGTGGAGCAGATGCGCCGAGAAATCGCGCCAGATCAGTTCGGCGATGAATTTGTCGGCCTGGTCCGGCGCGACCGCTCCGGCATCGGCCGCACCGCGGGCGGCGATCCAGGCGCGCCAGGGGCTGATCTCGCCGAAGTGCAGATGGGGCGACAGGCGGCTGGTTGCGGCCTGGGCCGGGCGGTCGCGGCCATCAGCATAGTCTTTCAGGCCTTCGGCGACGAACCGGTGCAGAGCGGCGATGCCGCCATCTTCGCCCGGCGTCCAGTCGAAGCCCCCGGACCAGTCGGGTCGGGTCGGGTGCAGGCCCCAGTCGTCCAGATCGTCGCTGGCGACGTGTGGCGTTTCGCTCAAGGCACGCGGTCCCGTCGTATGGGCCGGCGGTTCGGCCTGGGCACGCAGGGCCTTCATGAAGGGCGTGAAGACCTTGTAGGGGCCTCCCGAGCCGTTCAACAGCGATCCGGGACGGGCCAGCAGCGATCCGTTGAAGCCCCGACATTCGATGCCGTCCGCCTTCAGGCTGTGGGCGATGTCGGCGTCCCGCGACCAGGCGTCCGGCTCGAACAGCCGGTTCAGGAAAATGGCATCGGCCCCGGTCTCGTCGATCAGGTGCCGAAGCTGCGTTTCCGCGTCGCCGCGGCGCAGGACCAGGGTCGCGCCGCGCCCGGCCAGCGAGGTCGTCAGGGCCCGCAGCGACTTGTCCAGCCACCACAGCGAGGCCGCGCCCGCGGCACGAACGCCAGCGCCTTCGTCGTGGATATAGACCGGCAGGATAGGCCGACCGGTCGCATGGGCCTGGCTCAGGGCCGGATTGTCCGCCAGCCGTAGGTCGCGGCGAAACCACAGGATCACAGGGACCGAACCGTCTTGCGCCTTGGTGGTCACGCTGCGAGTCTCCGTGGTAGGTTGAAACAACAGGCGCGAACGGCCACCTGACCGCCCCATAAGGGTGCAAGGGCCAACGCACCACCCGTCAGAACGTCGCTTTCAGAAGGCCAGCTCATGAGCGCCCCCAACGCCGTCATCACCCTGTCCGGAAACGGCATCACACAGCCCGTCGTCATCGGCGGCGGCGCGCGCATCGCCTTTATCGCCGGTCCCTGCCAGCTGGAAAGCCGCCAGCATGCGCTGGAAATGGCCCACGCCCTGAAGGAGATCGGCCAGCGCCTGAACGTCGGCATCATCTACAAGACCAGCTTCGACAAGGCGAACCGCACCAGCGCCAATGCCGCGCGCGGGCTGGGCCTCGAACAGTCGTTGCCGATCTTCGACGAGATTCGTCAGGTCACCGGCCTGCCGGTCCTGACCGATGTCCACTCCGAGGACCAGGCGCGCGTGGCCGCCCAGGCGGTCGATGTGCTGCAGATCCCCGCCTTCCTCAGCCGCCAGACGGACCTGCTGCTGGCCGCCGCCGCGACGGGCAAGGCCATCAACATCAAGAAGGGTCAGTTCCTGGCCCCCTGGGACATGAAGAACGTCATCGCCAAGGTCGTCGGAGCCGGCAATCCGAATGTCATGGCCTGCGAGCGCGGGGCCAGTTTCGGCTACAACACCCTCGTCAGCGACATGCGCGCCCTTCCCGTGCTGCGCGACATCGGCTGCCCGGTCGT of Brevundimonas subvibrioides contains these proteins:
- the sseA gene encoding 3-mercaptopyruvate sulfurtransferase — encoded protein: MASFLISTDDLARDLGAPDLRIVDASWHLDGRDARAEFERLRIPGAVFFDLDAVSDHSTDLPHMLPTAAAFARAAGDLGISATDRIVVYDTVGLFSAARVWWTFRLMGARDVRVLDGGLPRWRAEDRPTGSGPVAQAIPARFERTGRHGAVADMATVLAALTGDAQIVDARPAPRFMGEAAEPRAGLRSGHMPGALNLPFKALLDDTGRLLPAADLRARFADAGVTFDRPIITSCGSGVTAAILTLALAELGEDSALYDGAWAEWGGRPDTPVVTG
- a CDS encoding cryptochrome/photolyase family protein, encoding MTTKAQDGSVPVILWFRRDLRLADNPALSQAHATGRPILPVYIHDEGAGVRAAGAASLWWLDKSLRALTTSLAGRGATLVLRRGDAETQLRHLIDETGADAIFLNRLFEPDAWSRDADIAHSLKADGIECRGFNGSLLARPGSLLNGSGGPYKVFTPFMKALRAQAEPPAHTTGPRALSETPHVASDDLDDWGLHPTRPDWSGGFDWTPGEDGGIAALHRFVAEGLKDYADGRDRPAQAATSRLSPHLHFGEISPWRAWIAARGAADAGAVAPDQADKFIAELIWRDFSAHLLHHFPTLSDKAFRPEYDAMPWREDEAGFTAWTRGLTGYPIVDAGMRELWATGVMHNRVRMIVASFLIKDLLIDWRRGEAWFWDTLVDADLASNSQNWQWVAGSGADASPYFRIFNPVTQGQKFDAEARYVKRWIPELARMPARWAHAPWEAPPEILRDSGVRLGTTYPRPIVDHARARERALAALKTVTAERQDAAAD
- a CDS encoding dicarboxylate/amino acid:cation symporter, with protein sequence MNTTKKGGIALHWLMLIGFTVGLAGGLYVNQVIGPENYWVQFVTSNITGPAGQIFLRLLFMLVIPLLFSALVVGVAEMGDLKSLGRAGIKTLLLTIVVSGIAVLIGIGMVNYFRPGDGVDPALAQQLLAQGASGAAAIVEKAPENIQFGQFFLDLIPSNIFTAASENQILPVMIFALFFGIGLVMAKSPATDRLQQVIEGILEVTMKLINMVIKLAPIAIACLMFNLAALFGWDLLVRLAAYVGVAVGAMAIHMFVVYPLVVWIGGGMNPFRFFRGVRQPMVVAFSTASSNAALPVSLKAAEEELHLPRKIARFVLTVGATANQNGTALFEGVTVLFLAQFFQIELSITQQVVVMLVCILGGVGTAGVPAGSLPVVAMILVMVGVPAEGIGLILGVDRFLDMCRTTLNVTGDLVLATVVSRGEKDDVVPRGEPYPVAPPA
- a CDS encoding cryptochrome/photolyase family protein codes for the protein MAETSTRNNEGRATLRLVLGDQLSDGLSALRDLDPGRDVVLMAEVRAEATYVGHHKQKIALIFAAMRSFALRLEGRGVTIRYVRIGDPGNTHSIVGEVERALADQPFGAVVMTECGEWRLAEALSAFAASSAVSTEIREDDRFICTHDRFRRWASGKSQLRMEFFYREMRKATGILLDDGQPVGGTWNYDAENRKGLTRGVRPPKRLRTPPDAVAVGAIADVGRLFPEHFGTTGAFGWPTTAEQAERVLADFLSQVLPRFGDWQDAMAMGEPWMWHGLISTSINLGLLDPLDACRRAEVEYRSGRAPLNAVEGFIRQILGWREFVRGIYWLKVPEYRQRNFLDADRALPWFFWSGETDMACVADVVATTRDNAYAHHIQRLMVTGNLAMLLGVHPDAVDDWYLSVYADAYEWVEMPNTRGMATFADGGIVGSKPYAASGAYIDRMSDYCGSCRYDVKAKTGEKACPFNRLYWGFLERNRPRLRDNVRLAMPYRTLDNFGPERRAALLEEAEAARTMLGAVIRPG
- the kdsA gene encoding 3-deoxy-8-phosphooctulonate synthase, translated to MSAPNAVITLSGNGITQPVVIGGGARIAFIAGPCQLESRQHALEMAHALKEIGQRLNVGIIYKTSFDKANRTSANAARGLGLEQSLPIFDEIRQVTGLPVLTDVHSEDQARVAAQAVDVLQIPAFLSRQTDLLLAAAATGKAINIKKGQFLAPWDMKNVIAKVVGAGNPNVMACERGASFGYNTLVSDMRALPVLRDIGCPVVFDATHSVQQPGGQGTSSGGQREFVPVLARAAVAVGVDAVFMETHQDPDHAPSDGPNMVPLDQFEALAAELLAYDDLSKARMAKAA
- a CDS encoding amino acid ABC transporter substrate-binding protein yields the protein MGRRATGFGIWTAAVAAVALLVACGKQDAQAPETPSTTTVAARSGTGAVAESATLTAVKRRGRLNCGVNQGLVGFAYTDNRGEWRGFDVDFCRALAAAVLGDADAVRFVPLTAENRFQALADGRIDVLWRNTSWTMERDTTGNLSFAGINYYDGQGFLVRRALDLSSATELTGARICVQSGSTSALNVEDYFRSRGIEYRAVVLPTEEAARQAYGREDCDAFSADVSALAAARTTLAEPGQHVILPDIISKEPLGPVVRRGDEQWTAIVRWTQNALILAEELGVTRANVAAQAEASRDPRVRRLLGADGAFGSRMGLTDDWARDAIGSVGNYGEVFDRNLGSQSALDLARGLNAQWNARPAGLIYGLPVR
- a CDS encoding SAM-dependent methyltransferase, coding for MTVQTAHTEVTLDRTPRVFSLLIRLLSANWTYGRLTLTLPNGEVHRLEGETPGPHAVMTVLDYRFAGRVLANGDIGYAEGYIAGEWDSPHLAVLLETLANNYDHIRRLFDGNVVMLAVNWIAHKLNRNSRRGSRKNITAHYDLGNAFYAEWLDRSMTYSSAKFLNPSEPLEIAQTRKYAALARAMDLKPGMSVLEIGCGWGGFAEYAAREVGATVTGVTISQEQHDLARERLFRAGLSGRTRIELMDYRDITGTYDRVASIEMFEAVGKEYWGAYFDKVHDVLKPGGRAGLQIITIQEDLFEEYNARTDFIQKYVFPGGMLPSEARLQPVVEAAGLSWDSVDRFGIDYADTLSRWDQQFQAAWDDIRKMGGFDERFRRLWRFYLAYCEAGFRSRRTDVIQLALTRA